From a region of the Thiomicrorhabdus sp. genome:
- a CDS encoding peroxiredoxin, protein MSIKIGEKLPPFSVNATSNLTLTNTNLKDKYTVIYFYPKDSTPGCTTEGRDFTALQADFKKHNTQIFGVSLDSMKRHDNFKAKQGFSFDLISDPEAEFCNLFGTYQMKKTFGKEYMGIVRSTYLFDKTGTLIHIWPNVKVKGHAQEVLDFIKTM, encoded by the coding sequence ATGAGTATAAAAATTGGCGAAAAACTTCCTCCCTTCTCAGTAAATGCAACATCAAATCTAACCCTTACCAACACCAACTTAAAAGACAAATATACCGTTATTTATTTTTACCCTAAAGACAGCACGCCGGGGTGCACAACCGAAGGACGTGATTTCACAGCACTCCAAGCAGATTTTAAAAAGCACAATACACAAATATTTGGTGTTTCATTAGACAGCATGAAACGACATGATAATTTCAAAGCCAAACAAGGCTTTTCATTCGATTTAATATCCGATCCAGAAGCGGAATTTTGTAATCTTTTTGGTACGTATCAAATGAAAAAAACCTTTGGTAAAGAATATATGGGAATAGTCAGAAGCACTTATTTATTTGATAAAACAGGAACTCTCATCCACATTTGGCCAAATGTAAAAGTAAAAGGACACGCTCAAGAAGTATTGGACTTCATAAAAACCATGTAA
- a CDS encoding PhoH family protein, protein MTNEPKRLFILDTNVLMHDPMALFNFEEHDIFIPMTVLEELDAGKKGMSEVSRNVRETNRLIDEIISDATFEDIKAGLSLERIHPNPNQESLRLGRLFFETEPLAFDLPSSLPSHKADNHILKTGLALRTKYSERNVTLVTKDINMRIKSSTVGLHSEDYYNDRVLEDADLLYTGWEMLEPHFFEKHGHSMKSWQEGSRTFYELAIDEKSKWFPNQCLISQNDAGFNAIVREVNHNNAILEYLHDYQNPNHSIWGINARNTEQNIALNYLMDPDIDFVSLLGTAGTGKTLLALAAALEQTLDLNIYNEIIMTRATIPVGEDIGFLPGTEEEKMTPWMGALMDNLEVLTDSDGYTDWEKESTQHLLSKRIKIKSMNFMRGRTFQKKFIILDEAQNLTPKQMKTLVTRSGEGTKVVCLGNIGQIDSPYLTETTTGLTYIVDRFKKWQHSAHITLQQGERSRLAEFASDNL, encoded by the coding sequence ATGACCAATGAACCTAAAAGGTTATTTATCTTAGATACCAATGTATTAATGCACGACCCAATGGCTCTATTTAATTTTGAAGAGCATGATATTTTCATCCCCATGACTGTTCTAGAGGAACTTGATGCGGGTAAAAAAGGAATGTCAGAAGTTTCACGCAACGTTCGTGAAACCAATCGTTTGATTGATGAAATAATCAGTGATGCAACATTTGAAGATATTAAAGCCGGTCTTTCGCTTGAAAGAATTCACCCTAACCCAAACCAGGAATCTTTACGCCTAGGAAGACTTTTTTTTGAAACTGAACCATTAGCATTTGATCTACCAAGCTCCTTACCTAGCCATAAAGCTGACAACCATATTTTAAAAACAGGCCTAGCTCTTAGAACAAAATACAGCGAACGAAATGTTACCTTAGTCACGAAAGACATAAACATGCGTATTAAATCTTCAACCGTAGGGCTACACTCTGAAGATTATTATAATGATCGCGTTTTAGAAGATGCTGATTTACTCTATACGGGCTGGGAAATGCTTGAACCGCACTTCTTTGAAAAACACGGCCATTCAATGAAGTCTTGGCAAGAAGGTAGTCGAACTTTCTATGAACTAGCCATTGATGAAAAATCTAAATGGTTTCCAAATCAATGCCTAATTAGCCAAAACGATGCTGGGTTTAACGCCATCGTTAGAGAAGTAAACCATAACAATGCAATTTTAGAGTATCTGCATGATTATCAAAACCCCAATCACTCCATATGGGGTATTAATGCTCGAAATACAGAACAAAATATTGCTTTAAACTACCTAATGGATCCTGACATCGATTTTGTTTCTCTTTTAGGAACAGCAGGAACAGGAAAAACCCTACTGGCATTAGCAGCAGCTCTTGAGCAAACCCTAGATTTAAATATCTACAATGAAATTATTATGACTCGAGCCACGATTCCTGTTGGTGAAGACATTGGTTTTTTACCAGGTACGGAAGAAGAGAAAATGACCCCTTGGATGGGTGCTTTAATGGATAACCTCGAAGTTTTGACAGACTCTGATGGCTATACCGACTGGGAAAAAGAGAGCACTCAGCACCTACTAAGTAAACGTATAAAAATAAAATCAATGAACTTTATGCGTGGACGTACTTTTCAGAAAAAATTCATTATTCTTGATGAAGCACAAAACCTTACGCCAAAGCAAATGAAAACACTAGTAACTCGTTCAGGCGAAGGCACAAAAGTAGTTTGTTTAGGAAACATTGGGCAAATAGACTCACCCTACTTAACTGAAACAACTACAGGATTAACCTATATTGTTGATCGTTTCAAAAAATGGCAACACAGTGCTCATATCACCTTACAACAAGGCGAGCGTTCTAGACTAGCAGAATTTGCATCTGACAACTTATAG
- a CDS encoding LysR family transcriptional regulator, protein MADRRLQVFHTVAKVMSFTKAAETLHMTQPAVTFQVKQLEDFFNTRLFDRTHNKITLTDAGKVVYDYADQILEHYEKMNSKVRELTGEVTGTLVIGASTTIAEYMLPSLLGAFKKQFQDVNIRLQVGNTDAIVSMVENNMIDLGLVEAPVQNKNLEVDVCRIDEMQLICPLDHPLAKRDKVTVEDFRKYGYISREEGSGSRSVIDTYIREQGFSYSDLNVVMELGSPEAVKMAVESEVGLAVVSRTTLSKELRLGTLKAIPLDPPILRPFSHVRQKHKFRHRAVGELLEFAVEYCRDRATELGFRVPTEDEQSLGRTK, encoded by the coding sequence ATGGCAGATAGACGTCTTCAGGTTTTTCACACTGTTGCAAAGGTCATGAGCTTTACTAAAGCAGCAGAGACGCTTCACATGACACAACCTGCGGTAACATTCCAAGTTAAACAGCTTGAGGATTTCTTCAATACTCGTCTTTTTGATAGAACTCACAATAAAATCACTTTGACAGATGCTGGTAAAGTCGTATATGACTATGCTGATCAAATTCTCGAACATTATGAGAAGATGAATAGCAAAGTGCGTGAGTTAACAGGAGAGGTAACGGGAACTTTAGTGATTGGTGCAAGTACGACCATTGCAGAGTATATGTTACCAAGCCTTTTAGGTGCATTTAAAAAGCAATTTCAAGATGTAAATATTCGTTTACAGGTAGGTAATACTGACGCGATTGTTTCTATGGTTGAAAACAATATGATTGACTTAGGTTTGGTTGAAGCACCTGTGCAAAATAAAAACCTAGAAGTTGATGTTTGTCGTATTGACGAGATGCAGCTGATTTGCCCTCTAGATCACCCATTAGCCAAGCGCGATAAGGTGACTGTTGAAGACTTCCGTAAGTATGGTTATATTTCTCGTGAAGAGGGGTCAGGTTCGCGTTCAGTTATTGATACATATATTCGTGAGCAAGGTTTTAGCTACAGTGATTTGAATGTGGTTATGGAGCTAGGTAGTCCTGAAGCGGTTAAAATGGCTGTTGAATCTGAAGTTGGCTTAGCTGTTGTTTCTCGTACTACACTTTCAAAAGAGCTGCGTTTAGGCACTCTTAAAGCAATTCCGTTAGATCCTCCTATTTTACGTCCTTTTTCTCATGTAAGACAAAAGCACAAATTCCGTCATAGAGCAGTAGGCGAGTTATTAGAGTTTGCAGTGGAGTATTGTCGTGACAGAGCTACTGAGTTAGGCTTTAGAGTACCTACTGAAGATGAACAATCTTTAGGTAGAACAAAATAA
- a CDS encoding potassium channel family protein — MKINVLLGVAGVNKLESEKALKVGRLFQFLVLLALLVVFAQVVMSFTDFAIEADWVTNTVWLVFFLELVVNLYNVKNRVRYLKENWLNVLIVVIAFPGVSWGSEWALIVRSLRLLLFVRFLTSFFKDFISILNRNRFGQILVASAFIIFGAGALFAYIEDKSLWDGVWYSLVTITTVGYGDIVPTTQSGRVFGIFLILFGVVFFSLVTANIAAFLIGSEQRKLEIDILDYMKATEKRLISQQLMNDKHVDRIIQHMSSEIKELKIEIQKIKHDKESSR; from the coding sequence ATGAAAATAAATGTTTTATTAGGTGTTGCGGGTGTTAACAAGTTAGAGTCAGAGAAAGCTCTTAAGGTTGGGAGATTATTCCAGTTTTTAGTACTTTTGGCTTTATTAGTTGTGTTTGCACAAGTCGTTATGTCTTTTACGGACTTCGCCATTGAGGCAGATTGGGTAACCAATACTGTTTGGCTAGTGTTTTTTTTAGAGTTAGTAGTTAACCTCTATAATGTTAAAAATAGAGTAAGGTACTTAAAAGAAAACTGGCTAAATGTGTTAATTGTTGTCATAGCTTTCCCAGGTGTTTCTTGGGGTAGTGAGTGGGCTTTAATCGTTCGTTCACTGCGTCTGTTATTATTTGTTCGTTTTTTAACTAGTTTCTTTAAAGATTTTATCTCAATATTAAATCGCAATCGTTTTGGTCAGATCTTGGTAGCATCTGCTTTTATCATTTTTGGAGCGGGTGCACTGTTTGCATACATAGAAGATAAAAGCTTATGGGATGGTGTTTGGTATTCTTTAGTGACTATTACCACTGTGGGTTATGGTGATATTGTTCCCACCACTCAGTCCGGACGAGTTTTTGGCATCTTTTTAATTCTTTTTGGTGTAGTCTTCTTCTCTTTAGTTACCGCAAATATTGCTGCGTTTTTAATTGGTTCTGAACAGCGTAAACTGGAAATTGATATTCTTGATTATATGAAGGCGACTGAAAAACGTCTTATTAGTCAGCAATTAATGAACGATAAGCATGTTGATCGTATTATTCAACATATGAGTAGTGAGATTAAAGAGCTTAAGATTGAGATTCAAAAAATCAAACATGATAAAGAAAGCAGTAGATAG
- a CDS encoding UbiH/UbiF/VisC/COQ6 family ubiquinone biosynthesis hydroxylase → MSHVTEEANSLNRAAGLTEKVWDAIIVGGGMVGAAAALGLGQQGMQVLLLEKKPIDLQWDKDSPYQIRVSALTRASEKILKNLGAWQGIENRRYHPFTAMHVWDEITPGEVHFSAQEMNEPNLGYTVENDIIQASLWEQVEKCEGIEVLFDAELESLEFKNYQAWLGIKNIGVLQTHLLVGADGASSSVRQLANIGLDTHDYEQCAVVGCVKTELSHQDTCWQRYTKDGPFAFLSMDNNVSSIAWYLPIDKMQWALSLSDDDFAREISQVSEYKLGQVIEVSVRGAFPLVRRHAEHYVKANLALVGDAAHTINPQAGQGVNLGLLDAAALVEVVLNARAASKNWGSFAVLRKYERWRRGDNAIVQRSMEAFDWLFKQNASLKAVIRKPLLPLANKMTLVKNWLMSQALNGREALPKLAKNVPKSE, encoded by the coding sequence ATGAGCCATGTCACAGAAGAAGCCAATTCATTGAATAGAGCCGCTGGTTTAACTGAAAAAGTTTGGGATGCCATTATTGTCGGTGGTGGCATGGTAGGTGCCGCAGCGGCTTTAGGTTTAGGGCAGCAAGGCATGCAAGTGTTATTGCTTGAAAAAAAGCCCATAGATTTGCAATGGGATAAGGATTCTCCTTACCAAATTCGAGTGAGTGCTTTAACCCGAGCATCCGAAAAAATTTTAAAAAATCTTGGTGCATGGCAAGGTATCGAAAATCGACGTTATCATCCATTTACCGCTATGCACGTTTGGGATGAAATTACACCAGGAGAAGTGCATTTTTCTGCTCAAGAAATGAACGAACCTAATCTAGGTTACACGGTAGAAAACGACATTATTCAAGCGAGTTTGTGGGAGCAGGTTGAAAAATGTGAAGGCATAGAAGTTTTATTTGATGCCGAACTTGAAAGCTTAGAGTTTAAAAATTACCAGGCCTGGTTAGGCATAAAAAACATTGGGGTCTTGCAAACTCATTTGCTGGTTGGTGCAGACGGAGCGTCTTCTAGTGTTCGTCAATTAGCTAATATTGGTTTAGATACTCATGATTATGAGCAATGTGCTGTTGTGGGTTGTGTAAAAACCGAGCTTTCGCATCAAGATACTTGCTGGCAAAGATACACTAAAGATGGTCCGTTTGCGTTTTTATCAATGGATAATAATGTCAGCTCAATTGCTTGGTATCTACCTATAGACAAAATGCAGTGGGCATTAAGTTTATCTGACGACGATTTTGCCAGAGAGATTTCTCAGGTTTCTGAGTATAAGTTAGGACAAGTGATTGAAGTATCTGTAAGAGGGGCTTTTCCTTTAGTGAGAAGACACGCTGAGCACTATGTTAAGGCAAACTTGGCATTAGTAGGTGATGCTGCTCATACTATTAATCCACAGGCTGGACAAGGTGTAAATCTTGGCTTATTAGATGCTGCAGCTTTGGTCGAGGTAGTCTTAAATGCGAGAGCGGCCTCCAAAAATTGGGGAAGTTTTGCTGTATTAAGAAAGTATGAGAGATGGCGTCGTGGTGATAATGCGATTGTGCAACGGTCTATGGAAGCTTTTGACTGGCTGTTTAAGCAAAATGCCTCTTTAAAAGCAGTAATTAGAAAGCCATTATTGCCGCTAGCTAATAAAATGACATTAGTTAAGAATTGGTTGATGAGTCAAGCTTTGAACGGCAGAGAAGCTTTACCAAAGCTTGCTAAGAACGTGCCTAAAAGTGAATAA
- a CDS encoding FAD-dependent monooxygenase: MTNNTNQTKKTHADVFIAGGGPVGLMLAIGLSQQGKKVVLAERYLPEENDLSDVKNSFDGRVLAISKGSQVFLQNIGVWSDLQKITTPIEHVHVSQKGYMGITTLHAEEVDVDALGFSVQSSDLGTVLWKWAKTSKNITLLCPAVVENFVQTDESVEITVKINSEQEYQNDSQKDIENHNYQIISAQVVIGADGTQSKVREILGLAIEEKSYDAFGILAQIETEQHPHGWAYERFTKDGPVALLPMHGHAHKAVLVCPKDQVDHIMGLDDENYLALFASKMGERLGRFVKVSPRIAYPLKETYVPQMTKGRAVLMGNASHTQHPVAAQGLNLGIRDIEVFLKGSLQQTDLGDQTWLNEYASQREVDHQKVMGLTDGLIQIFQHSSPVVGHLRGVGLMAMQAMPGLKRRFSKFAMRGRQV; encoded by the coding sequence ATGACAAATAACACCAATCAAACTAAAAAAACTCACGCAGATGTTTTTATTGCGGGAGGAGGTCCTGTTGGTTTAATGCTTGCAATAGGCTTGTCTCAGCAAGGTAAAAAAGTCGTGTTGGCTGAGCGTTATTTGCCAGAAGAGAATGATCTCTCAGATGTGAAAAATTCATTTGATGGCCGAGTGCTTGCTATTTCAAAAGGATCACAAGTCTTTTTGCAAAATATTGGTGTTTGGAGTGATTTACAAAAAATTACCACGCCCATTGAGCATGTTCATGTATCCCAAAAGGGTTATATGGGAATTACCACCTTACACGCTGAAGAAGTTGATGTTGATGCTTTGGGGTTTAGTGTGCAGTCTAGTGATTTAGGAACTGTGCTTTGGAAGTGGGCAAAGACCTCTAAAAATATAACGCTATTGTGTCCGGCAGTCGTAGAAAATTTTGTTCAAACAGATGAATCAGTGGAAATAACCGTAAAAATCAATTCTGAGCAAGAGTATCAAAACGATAGCCAAAAAGACATAGAAAATCATAATTACCAGATTATCTCAGCTCAGGTGGTCATAGGTGCAGATGGCACTCAATCAAAAGTTAGAGAGATATTGGGCTTGGCAATTGAAGAGAAGTCATACGATGCATTTGGCATTTTAGCTCAAATTGAAACAGAGCAGCACCCACATGGTTGGGCTTATGAGAGGTTTACTAAAGACGGCCCTGTTGCTTTGCTACCAATGCATGGACATGCACATAAAGCGGTTTTGGTTTGCCCAAAAGATCAGGTCGATCATATTATGGGATTAGATGATGAAAACTATCTGGCCTTGTTTGCTTCAAAAATGGGTGAAAGATTAGGGCGTTTTGTTAAGGTGAGTCCACGTATCGCTTATCCACTTAAAGAAACTTATGTGCCTCAAATGACCAAAGGTAGAGCGGTATTGATGGGTAATGCCTCACATACTCAACACCCAGTTGCTGCACAAGGTTTAAATCTTGGTATTCGTGATATTGAGGTCTTTTTAAAAGGTTCTTTACAGCAAACAGATTTAGGTGATCAGACCTGGTTAAATGAGTATGCTTCACAAAGAGAAGTAGATCACCAAAAAGTAATGGGATTAACCGATGGTTTAATTCAGATTTTTCAACACTCGTCACCCGTTGTTGGGCATCTTAGAGGAGTTGGTTTAATGGCTATGCAGGCAATGCCAGGATTAAAACGCAGGTTTTCTAAATTTGCTATGAGAGGTCGTCAAGTATGA
- the pepP gene encoding Xaa-Pro aminopeptidase, with product MDNPLFYQKNRQSLLEKMPNNSVAIIASGEEQIRNRDVEFPFRADSDFIYLTGFTEPDSVLFLIKQDNTQSVLFLRPKDPEQETWQGRRLGVDAASKTLLIDQAWSITELDEKAIELLENIESIYISFSHLADWNESLNDWIGLLKQKVRKGISAPSNICDLDKILHEMRVFKSEQEIEYMRKAAQISVSGHLAAMKAVLNSDYEYQVQAELESAFVKQGSPRVAFSSIVASAENACILHYTENRSKINKQSLLLVDAGAEWQSYAGDITTTFPASGKFSKPQAELYELVLDAQQAAIQAIKPGGSYDQAHQASVKVLTTGLVKLNILQGDVDELIESEAYKDFFMHGTGHWLGMDVHDVGEYKVNQQWRDFEAGMVVTVEPGLYISAEHENVDSKWHNIGIRIEDDVLVTQTGNEVLTTGLPRTVNEIEQWMASCQE from the coding sequence ATGGATAATCCCCTTTTTTATCAAAAAAACCGCCAATCTTTACTAGAAAAAATGCCTAACAACAGTGTTGCGATTATTGCTTCTGGTGAGGAGCAAATTCGAAATCGCGATGTAGAATTTCCTTTTAGAGCGGATAGTGATTTTATTTATTTAACCGGTTTTACTGAACCTGACTCCGTTCTATTCTTAATTAAGCAAGATAACACGCAAAGTGTGCTTTTTTTGCGTCCAAAAGATCCAGAGCAAGAAACCTGGCAAGGAAGACGTTTAGGTGTTGATGCGGCAAGTAAAACTTTATTAATTGACCAGGCCTGGTCAATTACCGAGCTTGATGAAAAAGCAATTGAACTTCTTGAAAACATAGAGTCAATTTATATCAGTTTTTCTCATCTTGCTGATTGGAATGAATCTTTAAATGATTGGATTGGTTTGCTAAAGCAAAAGGTTCGTAAAGGTATTTCTGCTCCATCTAATATTTGTGATTTAGATAAAATTCTTCATGAAATGCGAGTGTTTAAATCTGAGCAAGAAATTGAGTATATGCGTAAAGCGGCTCAAATCTCGGTAAGTGGTCATTTAGCAGCGATGAAAGCGGTTTTAAATAGTGATTATGAATATCAAGTTCAAGCTGAGCTTGAGTCTGCTTTTGTAAAGCAAGGGTCACCGCGGGTTGCATTTAGCTCAATTGTAGCTTCTGCTGAAAATGCCTGTATTTTGCATTACACAGAGAACCGTTCAAAAATTAATAAACAATCATTGTTATTGGTTGATGCAGGTGCCGAATGGCAAAGTTACGCTGGAGATATCACCACAACTTTTCCTGCCAGTGGTAAGTTTTCAAAACCTCAAGCAGAGCTTTATGAGCTGGTTTTAGATGCTCAGCAAGCAGCCATTCAAGCCATTAAACCTGGGGGCAGTTATGATCAAGCCCATCAGGCATCGGTTAAGGTGTTGACAACAGGCCTGGTAAAATTAAATATTTTGCAAGGTGATGTGGATGAGCTGATTGAATCAGAAGCTTATAAAGACTTTTTTATGCATGGTACTGGCCACTGGTTAGGTATGGATGTACATGATGTGGGCGAATATAAAGTTAACCAGCAATGGCGAGATTTTGAAGCAGGTATGGTGGTGACAGTTGAACCTGGCCTGTATATTTCAGCAGAACACGAAAATGTTGATAGTAAGTGGCACAATATTGGGATTCGTATTGAAGATGATGTGCTTGTTACACAAACGGGTAATGAGGTTTTAACAACAGGCTTACCAAGAACCGTTAACGAGATTGAGCAATGGATGGCATCTTGTCAAGAGTAA
- a CDS encoding UPF0149 family protein, with amino-acid sequence MDFDQVNEVIAPFPELESPAFIQGMLIGLLCGDSDIQEAVWIKKLIEEAQIKSVKESFLKVLDEVFQETNKGMNGSGFELNLCIPDDSESLVFRAAMLGQLCEGVLYGLGLIGALNESENEIPKEVRELVDDFGQISRIDVAGLSDSKELTDAEEADFMELVEFVRVGILTINEELNPTQAPPIMDAMPDSDTLH; translated from the coding sequence ATGGATTTTGATCAAGTCAATGAGGTGATTGCACCTTTTCCAGAACTCGAGTCACCTGCTTTTATACAAGGTATGTTGATTGGTTTATTGTGTGGTGATAGTGATATTCAAGAAGCGGTTTGGATAAAAAAGCTAATTGAAGAAGCTCAAATTAAATCGGTAAAAGAGTCATTTTTAAAAGTTTTGGATGAAGTCTTTCAAGAGACGAATAAGGGGATGAATGGTTCTGGTTTTGAACTTAATCTTTGTATTCCTGATGACTCTGAATCTTTAGTGTTTAGAGCCGCAATGTTAGGGCAGTTATGTGAAGGTGTTCTATATGGTTTGGGGCTAATTGGTGCTCTAAATGAATCAGAAAATGAGATTCCAAAAGAAGTACGAGAGTTAGTGGATGATTTTGGTCAAATTTCGCGAATTGATGTCGCAGGTTTAAGTGATTCAAAAGAATTAACTGATGCTGAAGAAGCCGACTTTATGGAATTAGTTGAATTTGTGCGTGTGGGTATTTTAACGATTAATGAAGAGTTAAATCCAACTCAAGCACCGCCTATTATGGATGCTATGCCTGATTCTGATACACTGCACTAA
- a CDS encoding cell division protein ZapA, protein MLTLTLMNHTFEIPCEAHERDKLIEAATLLEDKLDQLPGLKGESKVLMVALNLCFDYLQLKEDTTQYTLRLEDQLDTVINQVANEASLENTSNS, encoded by the coding sequence GTGCTAACGTTAACATTAATGAATCATACTTTTGAAATTCCATGTGAAGCCCACGAGCGTGACAAATTAATTGAGGCGGCCACTCTACTGGAAGATAAACTTGACCAACTTCCAGGACTTAAAGGCGAAAGCAAAGTTTTAATGGTTGCTCTTAATTTATGCTTTGACTATCTTCAGCTAAAAGAAGACACCACCCAATATACCCTAAGACTAGAAGATCAGTTGGATACCGTTATCAACCAAGTTGCCAACGAAGCTTCTTTAGAAAACACATCAAACTCCTAA
- a CDS encoding 5-formyltetrahydrofolate cyclo-ligase: protein MMTLDSTSLRKQLREIRQNLSPIQQSQHSEQAFEAVKKLIETSTEFKTPQKIALFLSQDGELHTQKTIEYLWQNTAHEVYLPVLETLDEWHMAFAHYTKNSKLTANQFGILEPSVPHSEHLDGKQINWVFMPLVGFDNQGNRLGMGGGYYDRTFEFKIQNKTHPTKLIGWAHECQRVEKLPKEPWDVPLDGVLTENGFNLFD from the coding sequence ATGATGACTCTTGACTCAACAAGCTTACGTAAACAGCTTAGAGAAATTCGCCAAAACTTATCACCTATTCAGCAATCACAACATTCTGAGCAAGCCTTTGAAGCTGTAAAAAAGCTAATTGAAACTTCAACTGAATTTAAAACACCTCAAAAAATCGCCTTATTCTTATCCCAAGATGGTGAGTTACACACTCAAAAAACCATAGAATATCTTTGGCAAAACACAGCACATGAAGTGTATTTACCTGTTTTAGAAACTTTAGATGAATGGCACATGGCCTTTGCTCACTATACTAAAAACAGTAAATTAACCGCCAACCAATTTGGAATATTAGAGCCTTCAGTTCCTCATAGTGAACATTTAGATGGTAAACAGATAAATTGGGTTTTTATGCCATTAGTTGGTTTTGATAATCAAGGCAATCGCCTAGGTATGGGTGGTGGTTATTACGATCGCACCTTTGAATTTAAAATACAAAACAAAACCCATCCAACAAAACTGATCGGCTGGGCTCATGAATGCCAAAGAGTAGAAAAGCTACCAAAAGAACCTTGGGATGTCCCTTTAGATGGGGTTTTAACTGAAAATGGTTTCAACCTATTTGACTGA
- a CDS encoding N-acetylmuramoyl-L-alanine amidase: protein MKSLNLTKKTITVTLAAFTLLWMQNAIAGGDLSSMRIGQVKDKTRVVFDLTKAQTYKVTELANPARIVVDFYNTDNSLSFKKKIITDSRLFKIRVSDNRKRVRVVLDLHKSPEYKAFMLDDKRNKSRLVVDLTDKHRKNISHVAVKKTVKPVSHVKVAKASIAVKPSNKANLANSNSKPQQTSQKALIEHSNQNKSVVNTTNKKVVPLVKLAKVNKSGQALKLSKPDNVIDENTQRLLNKESAILAASQEFIVAIDAGHGGKDTGAIGYNHIYEKDATLKMAKELKKIIDSQPGMHAVLTRDRDIFIPLSKRVKIAKEKNADLFISIHADAFHDHSVRGGSVYVLSERGASSTMAKLLARSENASLQDVSLDGMDQDVAFALSDLSREANVKSSRKLASTVLKEMQKKVKMHKHSVQSAGFAVLKSIDMPSLLIETAFISNPHEARNLMSHGFRVKMASAIADGLNKYVKQQTRKPQWGDTLFVHYKVQKGDTLSQIAASYEVSTHTLKKLNGIKNANSLYVGKKLKIPVSDKLVAGI from the coding sequence ATGAAATCGCTAAATTTGACTAAAAAAACAATTACCGTAACGTTGGCGGCATTTACACTTTTGTGGATGCAAAATGCTATTGCTGGTGGTGACCTGTCATCTATGCGTATTGGGCAAGTTAAAGATAAAACGCGTGTTGTGTTTGATTTAACTAAGGCTCAGACATATAAAGTGACTGAACTGGCAAACCCAGCTCGTATAGTGGTTGATTTTTACAATACAGATAATTCACTCTCATTTAAAAAGAAAATTATTACGGATAGTCGATTATTTAAAATTCGTGTATCAGATAACCGTAAACGTGTAAGAGTTGTTTTAGATTTACACAAATCGCCAGAATATAAAGCTTTTATGTTGGATGACAAACGCAATAAATCTAGACTGGTTGTTGATTTAACCGATAAGCATAGAAAAAACATATCTCATGTTGCGGTTAAAAAAACAGTTAAACCAGTAAGTCATGTCAAGGTTGCAAAAGCATCTATAGCAGTGAAGCCATCAAACAAAGCTAATCTAGCAAATTCAAATTCCAAACCCCAGCAGACTTCTCAAAAAGCTTTAATAGAACATTCAAATCAAAATAAGAGTGTGGTTAATACGACTAATAAAAAAGTCGTTCCATTAGTTAAATTGGCTAAAGTTAATAAATCTGGCCAAGCACTTAAATTGTCTAAACCTGACAATGTTATAGATGAAAATACGCAACGCCTTCTTAATAAAGAGAGTGCTATTTTAGCGGCTAGTCAAGAATTTATTGTTGCGATTGATGCAGGGCATGGAGGTAAAGATACTGGAGCAATTGGCTATAATCATATCTATGAAAAAGATGCGACTTTAAAAATGGCTAAAGAATTGAAGAAAATCATAGATTCTCAACCAGGCATGCATGCTGTTCTTACGCGTGATAGAGATATTTTTATTCCGCTTTCTAAACGTGTAAAAATTGCTAAAGAAAAAAATGCAGATCTTTTTATCTCCATTCACGCCGATGCTTTTCATGACCACTCTGTAAGAGGAGGTTCTGTTTATGTACTTTCTGAGCGTGGTGCAAGTAGCACTATGGCCAAATTGCTGGCTAGAAGTGAAAATGCTTCATTACAAGATGTAAGTTTAGATGGTATGGACCAAGATGTTGCATTTGCTTTAAGTGATTTATCAAGAGAGGCTAATGTTAAATCAAGTCGCAAGCTAGCTTCGACAGTTTTAAAAGAGATGCAGAAAAAAGTCAAAATGCATAAGCATTCGGTACAGTCTGCTGGTTTTGCTGTTTTAAAATCCATTGATATGCCGTCATTGTTGATTGAGACCGCTTTTATTTCAAATCCACATGAGGCTCGAAACTTAATGAGTCATGGTTTCCGTGTCAAAATGGCAAGTGCGATTGCTGATGGTTTAAATAAGTACGTTAAGCAACAAACTAGAAAGCCGCAATGGGGTGATACACTTTTTGTTCATTATAAAGTACAAAAGGGCGACACTCTCTCGCAAATAGCGGCGAGCTATGAGGTAAGTACACACACATTAAAGAAACTTAACGGCATTAAAAATGCTAACTCTCTTTATGTTGGTAAAAAACTTAAAATTCCAGTATCAGATAAATTGGTAGCGGGTATCTAG